DNA from Bacteroidota bacterium:
CCGACACCAGGCAAAAATTCCTGATTAAGGTGAATTCCCTGGACGGCAAAACATTGTATGTAAACAATTCAAGTAATCAGTTTAATGAAATTGATATGGGCAGGTATGCATCCGGAACTTATATCGTTATGGTTGAAGCCTCTGACGGGGCTTGTACGAAGAAGATATTAAAGTTGTAAATTACCATAAATATTTAACCACAATGGACACAAGGTTTTAACAAGGATCACAATTCCTTTGTGTGACATAGTGGTAAATGTATATCTTGACTTCGCCCCCTTAAAAACAGGGGCTATAACTGGCCAGTGGAAATTTTCGGGGAAGGAGTTGAAAATTCAAAAGCAGAACAGATAAAGGATGAAAATATTATTCCTATTTGTGCACTTTGTGGTGAAAAAATTATAACCACAATGGATAAAAGATTCCACAAAGTTCAAGAAGAAACTTTGAACCATTTAACCATTGAATTATCTTGAACTATCAGGGCACTCAGGACTTATAGAAAATAAAAATTTCTCAGTGTTCTTAGTGGTATGTATTTTCCATATTTACCCGCACAATCCACCCCGTTTTTGTTTCTGCAAAGCTGCCAAGGGTTTTCACTTTGGAATTGAGCGAGGTGATTTCCGGAGCATTCTTGTGCTCTTTAAATTTGATGATAAAATCAGCCGGATGGTTTGGCCGTAAAGCTATGGTATCTGCATGAGGTAACTGAAACTTACCGTCCCACCTGACTTGTACAAATCCTTTTTTTGAACTGCCGATCAATGCCTCGAATACCGGTTTGTTCACTGTCAGGGTATATCCCTTTTTTGCCATTGAATAAGCTTTTTCTCCCCCGCTGTATTTTGCATTGACCTTCATAAACGGCAGATGGGTGAGCCCTTTGGAAAGTGGACCCAATGAAGGGAACAACATCAAAATGATGAGAAAGGAAATGATGGCCCAGCTGTAACCTATGATTGATTTAAAATTTTTCATCTTTTAATTTTTTTACAAGAATATTTAACAAAACGGAATAAAATGTTTATGCCAGGTGCATCCATTGAAAGATATGATACAAGGCCTGTATGTAACTGCCTGATGAAAATACGGCCAGGAATAAGAACGACGTATAAAGGAACAGGTTCCTTGCGAAACTGGTGTGCCGGCCTTCCGCAGTCCCTTTTATCGTATAATGTATAGCCGATTTGCTGCAGGCATCCACGCATTTCCCGCAACGGGTGCAGGTTATGGAAACTTTTCCGTCCCTGATATTGTTTTCGGAAATAGCATTAACCGGGCAGACTTTTGCACATTTCATGCATTCCGAACATTTTGATTTGTCAATTCTTACATCGAATGCGCTTACCTTATTAAACATCGAACTGAAGGCACCAACCGGGCAAAACATTCCGCACTGGGTACGCTTTCTGGTCAATATGGGCAGTACAATTACCAGGGAAATAAAGAGCCCCAGGAAAATAATCGTCTTGATCAGGGTCTCGGTGTTGGTTACTTTTTCATATTCGGTTACTGTTTTAAACGGGCAAAGCCAGTTGCAGTAAGTGGGAGATAAGCTAATCGCTGCGCTGATCACTACCAGCAGCAGGACTGCATAAGGCATCAGCCTGTAAATTGATGGTATATGTTTGATGAGGGGCTTTTTCTTTAAACGGGAGAAGCCATCGTCCCAGCCTCCGTAAAAGCAGCCCCAGCTGCAGAACCCACGGCCCAAAACGATACTGGCACCAAACCAGATCACCACCATCGTGGAAATTGCGGCAAATCCCTCAATGATACTTCCCGGGAAAATGATGGATTTTGTCAATGCTGCCGGGATAATCGTCATGGGGATAACCATGTGGCAGAACGGTATTTTACACTGCAAAAAGTCTGCATTATTAAAGGAAACAGCTTGCCTGGCCGACACCATAAATGAGGTAAAGCTGATGGACATGAAAATTGAGAACAGGATAAAAATAATGGCCCTGTACCGGTCGGTACGGCCTGTGTATAACATCAAGAAAAACATGAGGGTGAAAAATACGTAAGTAACCAGCAAAGCGGTGGTTTTGCCGGCATCAGAAAAATCAGGTTTTCCGCCCGACATGAAAAAAAACAGAATAAACGACATGGGAAGGGTCAACAAAAGTGATTTCCAAAATTTCCCGGTGGTGGAATAAACAGTGAATTTAGTCTGAATTGCTTTCATACATTAATAATTAATTTTTATAAGTTGTATTGAACACCCATGTATTTATATTGCTTATGGCAATCCGTCAACTGACGGATTATTGCCGTTTTGTGTTTCCCGGAATCATGAGTGTTTCATAAATCAGTTTGTAAGTAAATGAATAATAATGAGTAATCCTTTTATAAGAAACCATAACCCGATGAGAATGGCAGCCAGCCTGCCTGTATTTTTATACAGTTCGTTTTTCTTTAAAAAACCCAGAAAAGGTAAAGGTACAAAATATACGGAAGTTCCCAGGAAGAACAATGAAAA
Protein-coding regions in this window:
- a CDS encoding 4Fe-4S binding protein; its protein translation is MKAIQTKFTVYSTTGKFWKSLLLTLPMSFILFFFMSGGKPDFSDAGKTTALLVTYVFFTLMFFLMLYTGRTDRYRAIIFILFSIFMSISFTSFMVSARQAVSFNNADFLQCKIPFCHMVIPMTIIPAALTKSIIFPGSIIEGFAAISTMVVIWFGASIVLGRGFCSWGCFYGGWDDGFSRLKKKPLIKHIPSIYRLMPYAVLLLVVISAAISLSPTYCNWLCPFKTVTEYEKVTNTETLIKTIIFLGLFISLVIVLPILTRKRTQCGMFCPVGAFSSMFNKVSAFDVRIDKSKCSECMKCAKVCPVNAISENNIRDGKVSITCTRCGKCVDACSKSAIHYTIKGTAEGRHTSFARNLFLYTSFLFLAVFSSGSYIQALYHIFQWMHLA